Proteins from one Mycobacterium adipatum genomic window:
- a CDS encoding TetR/AcrR family transcriptional regulator yields MTTETPRSKAKSDRRTQLIAAAERLVAEHGYLSVRLEDIGAAAGVSGPAIYRHFPNKEALLVELLVGISTRLLAGAREVVEASADAGTALDGLIDFHLDFVLGESNLIRIQDRDLGHLPPVAKRQVRKAQRQYVEIWVDVLRQVDDRLDETEARLKAHAVFGLLNSTPHSVKMPSTDHASRSILRAMTVAALAAAR; encoded by the coding sequence ATGACCACCGAGACTCCGCGCAGCAAGGCCAAATCCGATCGCAGGACCCAACTCATCGCCGCCGCCGAACGTCTGGTCGCCGAACACGGCTACCTCTCGGTCCGGCTGGAGGACATCGGCGCGGCAGCCGGAGTCAGTGGTCCGGCCATCTACCGACACTTCCCGAACAAGGAGGCCCTGCTCGTCGAGCTGCTGGTCGGGATCAGCACCCGGCTGCTGGCCGGGGCCCGTGAGGTGGTCGAGGCGTCCGCCGACGCCGGCACCGCACTAGACGGCCTGATCGACTTCCACCTGGACTTCGTGCTCGGCGAATCCAACCTGATCCGCATCCAGGACCGCGACCTCGGGCACCTGCCGCCGGTGGCCAAACGCCAGGTCCGCAAGGCGCAACGCCAGTACGTCGAAATCTGGGTGGACGTGTTGCGACAGGTCGATGACCGGCTGGACGAGACCGAGGCGCGCCTGAAGGCACACGCCGTCTTCGGGCTGCTCAACTCCACCCCGCACAGCGTCAAAATGCCGAGCACAGACCACGCTTCGCGGAGCATCCTGCGCGCGATGACCGTCGCAGCGCTGGCGGCCGCACGCTGA
- a CDS encoding carboxyl transferase domain-containing protein — MTHRDAHVALVTELRAKLAAVALGGPEKARERHVGRGKLLPRDRVDGLLDPGSPFLEVAPLAADGMYDDDCPGAGMIAGIGRVSGRECMVVANDATVKGGTYYPITVKKHLRAQEIAAQNRLPCLYLVDSGGAFLPRQDEVFPDREHFGRIFYNQATMSAQGIPQIAAVLGSCTAGGAYVPAMSDEAVIVRNQGTIFLGGPPLVKAATGEVVTAEELGGGDLHSKTSGVTDHLAHDDRDALRIVRRIVSTFGPRLDPPWEVRPTVEPVAEQSELYDVVPVDSRVPYDVHEVITRIIDGGEFQEFKAEYGTTLVTGFARIHGHPVGIIANNGVLFGESAVKGAHFIELCDKRNTPLVFLQNIAGFMVGRDYEAGGIAKHGAKMVTAVACARVPKLTVVIGGSYGAGNYSMCGRAYSPRFLWMWPNARISVMGGEQAASVLATVRGDMTPEQEEAFKAPIREQYEHQGNPYYSTARLWDDGVIDPADTRTVLGLALSVVAQAPLEPVSYGVFRM; from the coding sequence ATGACACACCGCGACGCGCACGTCGCCCTGGTGACCGAGCTGCGCGCCAAGCTGGCGGCAGTTGCGCTGGGCGGGCCGGAGAAGGCGCGAGAACGCCACGTGGGGCGGGGAAAACTGCTCCCACGCGATCGGGTCGACGGACTGCTCGACCCGGGCAGCCCGTTCCTGGAAGTGGCGCCGCTGGCGGCCGACGGGATGTATGACGACGACTGCCCGGGCGCCGGCATGATCGCGGGCATCGGCCGGGTGTCGGGGCGCGAGTGCATGGTGGTGGCCAACGATGCGACCGTCAAGGGCGGGACGTACTACCCGATCACCGTCAAGAAGCACCTGCGCGCCCAGGAGATCGCCGCCCAGAACCGGTTGCCATGCCTGTACCTGGTGGATTCCGGCGGGGCCTTCCTGCCGCGCCAGGACGAGGTCTTTCCCGACCGAGAACACTTCGGCCGGATCTTCTACAACCAGGCAACCATGAGCGCGCAGGGCATCCCGCAGATCGCGGCGGTCCTCGGATCCTGCACCGCCGGTGGCGCTTACGTTCCCGCCATGAGTGATGAGGCCGTCATCGTCCGCAACCAGGGCACCATCTTCCTGGGCGGTCCGCCGTTGGTGAAGGCCGCCACCGGTGAGGTCGTGACCGCCGAGGAACTCGGCGGTGGTGACCTGCACTCCAAGACCTCCGGTGTCACCGACCACCTCGCGCACGACGACCGCGATGCGCTGCGCATCGTGCGCCGCATCGTGTCGACCTTCGGGCCGCGCCTGGATCCGCCGTGGGAGGTGCGCCCGACCGTCGAACCGGTCGCCGAGCAGTCCGAGCTCTACGACGTCGTCCCGGTGGATTCCCGGGTGCCCTATGACGTACACGAGGTCATCACCCGGATCATCGACGGCGGCGAATTTCAGGAGTTCAAAGCCGAATACGGCACCACACTGGTCACCGGTTTCGCGCGTATCCACGGCCATCCCGTCGGCATCATCGCCAACAACGGGGTGTTGTTCGGCGAATCCGCGGTCAAAGGCGCACATTTCATCGAACTGTGCGACAAGCGCAATACCCCACTGGTCTTCCTGCAGAACATCGCGGGATTCATGGTGGGCCGCGACTATGAGGCCGGCGGCATCGCCAAGCACGGCGCCAAGATGGTCACCGCCGTGGCATGTGCGCGCGTGCCCAAGCTGACGGTGGTGATCGGCGGCTCCTACGGTGCGGGCAACTATTCGATGTGCGGCCGGGCCTATTCACCGCGCTTCCTGTGGATGTGGCCCAATGCCCGCATTTCGGTGATGGGCGGAGAGCAGGCCGCGTCGGTGCTGGCGACGGTGCGCGGGGACATGACCCCGGAACAGGAAGAGGCCTTCAAGGCGCCGATCCGCGAACAGTACGAGCACCAGGGCAATCCGTACTATTCGACGGCCCGGCTGTGGGACGACGGCGTGATCGATCCCGCCGACACCAGAACCGTTCTGGGACTTGCCCTGTCAGTTGTCGCACAGGCTCCGCTGGAGCCGGTGTCCTACGGTGTGTTCAGGATGTGA
- a CDS encoding biotin carboxylase N-terminal domain-containing protein has translation MTFETVLVANRGEIAVRVIRTLRTMGIRSVAVYSDADAAARHVSEADTAVRIGPAPARQSYLDIEAIVSAARRTGAQAVHPGYGFLAENAEFASALHAAGIVFIGPPVPAIQTMGDKIAAKAAVSQFDVPVVPGISRPGLTDDDLIAGAPGVGFPVLVKPSAGGGGKGMRVVHEASELPAALASARREAASAFGDDTLFLERFVLRPRHIEVQVLADGHGNVIHLGERECSLQRRHQKVIEEAPSPLLDASTRARIGAAACNTARSVDYTGAGTVEFIVSADAPDEFFFMEMNTRLQVEHPVTELVTGVDLVEQQVRIAAGAELGISQDDIVLSGHAIEARVYSEDPGNGFLPTGGTVLDVVESQDARVDSGIYPGTVVGSDYDPMLAKVITHGADRDTALHALDRALAQTAVLGVTTNIDFLRFLLADADVAAGLLDTGLLDRRTPDYVAPQPTDHELMAAAVYRWLDTWAAATGDPWSVPSGWRTGAAAPTVQRLGAGDRVDHVRITGTPDRAIAEVEHGASYEISAVRRGRELDLVVDGIGTRYIVAHDAGQVWLAGPQRTIAVREVREAPVRPDDAHAGDAELLSPMPGAVVAVGVTDGAEVATGSVVVTVEAMKMEHALSAPVDGVVELLVAVGDQVKVGQPLARIIASKEAQE, from the coding sequence ATGACCTTCGAAACCGTTCTGGTCGCCAATCGCGGTGAGATCGCGGTGCGGGTCATCCGCACGCTGCGGACCATGGGCATCCGCTCGGTTGCGGTGTACAGCGATGCCGACGCCGCGGCGCGGCATGTCTCCGAGGCCGACACCGCGGTGCGGATCGGGCCGGCACCGGCACGACAGAGCTATCTCGACATCGAAGCCATCGTGTCGGCCGCGCGACGCACCGGGGCCCAAGCGGTGCACCCCGGCTACGGATTCCTGGCCGAGAACGCCGAATTCGCCTCGGCTCTGCACGCGGCGGGCATCGTCTTCATCGGCCCGCCGGTGCCGGCGATCCAGACCATGGGCGACAAGATCGCGGCCAAGGCGGCGGTCTCGCAGTTCGATGTGCCGGTGGTGCCGGGCATCTCGCGGCCCGGGCTGACCGATGACGACCTGATCGCCGGCGCGCCCGGGGTCGGCTTCCCGGTGCTGGTGAAACCGTCGGCCGGTGGCGGGGGCAAGGGCATGCGGGTCGTGCACGAGGCGTCCGAGCTGCCGGCCGCGTTGGCCAGTGCGCGCCGCGAGGCGGCCTCGGCCTTCGGCGATGACACGCTGTTCCTGGAGCGGTTCGTGTTGCGCCCCCGGCACATCGAGGTCCAGGTGCTCGCCGACGGGCACGGCAACGTCATCCATCTTGGTGAGCGGGAATGCAGCCTGCAGCGCCGGCATCAGAAGGTCATCGAGGAAGCGCCGTCGCCGCTGCTGGACGCGAGCACCCGCGCCCGCATCGGCGCGGCGGCCTGCAACACCGCGCGCAGCGTCGACTACACCGGCGCGGGGACGGTCGAGTTCATCGTGTCCGCGGACGCGCCCGACGAGTTCTTCTTCATGGAGATGAACACCCGACTGCAGGTCGAGCACCCGGTCACCGAACTGGTCACCGGCGTGGATCTCGTGGAGCAGCAGGTGCGTATCGCCGCCGGCGCCGAACTGGGGATCTCGCAGGACGACATCGTGCTGAGCGGGCATGCGATCGAGGCCCGGGTGTACTCCGAGGACCCGGGAAACGGCTTCCTGCCCACCGGCGGGACGGTGCTCGACGTCGTCGAAAGCCAGGACGCGCGGGTCGATTCGGGGATCTATCCCGGCACCGTGGTGGGCAGTGACTACGACCCGATGCTGGCCAAGGTCATCACCCACGGTGCGGATCGGGACACCGCGCTGCATGCGTTGGACCGCGCACTGGCGCAGACCGCCGTGCTCGGCGTGACCACCAATATCGACTTCCTGCGCTTCCTGCTGGCCGATGCGGATGTCGCCGCCGGACTCTTGGACACCGGCCTGCTGGATCGGCGCACACCCGACTACGTTGCGCCCCAACCCACCGACCACGAGCTGATGGCCGCCGCCGTCTACCGCTGGCTGGACACCTGGGCGGCCGCCACCGGCGATCCGTGGTCGGTGCCCTCGGGTTGGCGCACCGGTGCGGCCGCGCCGACGGTTCAGCGGCTCGGCGCGGGGGACCGGGTGGACCATGTCCGGATCACCGGCACCCCGGACCGGGCGATCGCCGAGGTCGAACACGGCGCGAGCTATGAGATCAGCGCAGTGCGCCGGGGGCGGGAACTCGACCTCGTCGTCGACGGGATCGGCACCCGCTACATCGTCGCCCACGACGCCGGGCAGGTCTGGCTCGCAGGGCCGCAGCGCACCATCGCGGTACGGGAGGTGCGCGAAGCACCGGTGCGGCCAGATGACGCCCACGCCGGGGACGCCGAACTGCTCAGCCCAATGCCCGGCGCTGTGGTCGCCGTCGGTGTCACCGACGGCGCCGAGGTCGCCACCGGCTCGGTCGTGGTGACCGTGGAGGCGATGAAGATGGAACACGCGCTCTCGGCACCCGTCGACGGGGTGGTCGAGCTTCTCGTCGCCGTCGGCGACCAGGTCAAGGTGGGTCAGCCGCTGGCCCGAATCATCGCATCGAAGGAGGCTCAGGAATGA
- a CDS encoding acyl-CoA dehydrogenase family protein, whose protein sequence is MSDYLSTGALPDDYAQLAKTVRDFAQSVVAPVAAKHDEEHSFPYEVVAGMAEMGLFGLPFPEEYGGMGGDYFALCLALEELGKVDQSVAITLEAGVSLGAMPVYRFGNDAQKQEWLPLLASGKALGAFGLTEAGGGSDAGATKTTAKADGGDWVINGSKQFITNSGTDITKLVTVTAVTGETGTGTKEISSILVPVPTKGFTAEPAYNKVGWNASDTHPLSFDDVRVPQENLLGERGRGYANFLRILDEGRIAIAALSVGAAQGCVDESVKYAREREAFGAAIGSYQAIAFKIARMEARAHVARTAYYDAAALMLAGKPFKKAASVAKLVASEAAMDNSRDATQIFGGYGFMNEYSVARHYRDSKILEIGEGTTEVQLMLIGRELGL, encoded by the coding sequence ATGAGCGATTATCTGTCGACCGGCGCACTGCCCGACGACTACGCCCAACTCGCCAAGACGGTCCGTGATTTCGCGCAGAGCGTCGTCGCGCCCGTTGCCGCCAAACACGATGAGGAACACAGCTTCCCGTACGAGGTGGTCGCCGGGATGGCCGAGATGGGGCTGTTCGGTCTGCCGTTCCCCGAGGAGTACGGCGGCATGGGCGGTGACTACTTCGCTCTGTGCCTGGCCCTGGAGGAACTGGGCAAGGTGGACCAGAGCGTGGCCATTACGCTGGAGGCCGGTGTCTCGCTGGGCGCAATGCCGGTGTACCGGTTCGGCAACGATGCGCAGAAGCAGGAGTGGCTGCCGCTGCTGGCCAGCGGCAAGGCGCTCGGCGCGTTCGGGCTCACCGAGGCCGGTGGCGGCAGCGACGCCGGCGCCACCAAGACGACCGCCAAGGCCGATGGCGGCGACTGGGTGATCAACGGCTCCAAACAGTTCATCACCAACTCGGGTACCGATATCACCAAGCTGGTCACCGTCACCGCGGTCACCGGCGAGACCGGCACGGGCACGAAGGAGATCTCGTCGATCCTGGTGCCGGTGCCCACCAAGGGATTCACCGCCGAACCCGCCTACAACAAGGTCGGCTGGAACGCCTCGGACACCCACCCGCTGAGCTTCGACGATGTCCGGGTACCGCAGGAGAACCTGCTGGGGGAACGTGGCCGCGGGTATGCCAACTTCCTGCGCATCCTCGACGAGGGCCGCATCGCGATTGCCGCGCTGTCGGTGGGCGCGGCGCAGGGCTGCGTGGACGAGAGCGTGAAATATGCAAGGGAGCGTGAGGCTTTCGGCGCCGCGATCGGCAGCTACCAGGCGATCGCCTTCAAGATCGCCCGGATGGAGGCCCGCGCCCACGTGGCCCGCACCGCCTACTACGACGCCGCCGCCCTGATGCTGGCGGGCAAACCCTTCAAGAAGGCCGCCTCGGTCGCCAAGCTGGTGGCCAGCGAAGCCGCCATGGACAATTCGCGCGACGCCACCCAGATCTTCGGCGGCTACGGGTTCATGAACGAGTACTCGGTGGCCCGGCATTACCGGGACTCCAAGATCCTCGAGATCGGCGAGGGGACGACCGAGGTGCAGTTGATGTTGATCGGACGGGAGCTCGGACTGTGA
- a CDS encoding MaoC family dehydratase, whose amino-acid sequence MNDVPKKIVEQRGLWFEEFETGVLYRHKPGRTITEADNVLFTTLTMNTQALHLDAAFSDALPPFHQRLVNSMFTLSTLVGLSVTQLTQGTIVGNLGFSDIAFPKPLFHGDTLYAESEVIDKRESKSRPGEGIVTFAHTGRNQHGDIVATASRKTMVRKKPQEG is encoded by the coding sequence GTGAACGATGTGCCCAAGAAGATCGTCGAGCAACGCGGCCTGTGGTTCGAGGAGTTCGAGACCGGTGTGCTGTACCGGCACAAGCCGGGGCGCACCATCACCGAGGCGGACAACGTCCTGTTCACCACGCTGACCATGAACACCCAGGCGCTGCACCTGGATGCCGCGTTCTCCGATGCGCTGCCCCCGTTCCACCAGCGGTTGGTGAACTCGATGTTCACGCTGTCGACACTGGTGGGGTTGTCGGTCACCCAGCTGACCCAGGGCACCATCGTCGGCAACCTCGGCTTTTCCGACATCGCCTTTCCCAAGCCGCTGTTCCACGGCGACACGCTCTATGCGGAGTCCGAGGTGATCGACAAGCGGGAATCCAAGAGCCGGCCCGGCGAAGGTATCGTCACCTTCGCCCACACCGGACGTAACCAGCACGGTGACATCGTGGCGACCGCGTCGCGGAAAACCATGGTGCGCAAGAAGCCTCAGGAGGGCTAG
- a CDS encoding HpcH/HpaI aldolase/citrate lyase family protein: MPLDNIGPAWIFCPADRPERFEKAAAAADIVILDLEDGAGDKPAARAGIVNAPLDPARTVIRINPHGTEDQRLDLEALQRTAYTTVMLPKCEAADQVTALAPLEVVLIVETPLGALKVGETAAAANTIGVMWGAEDLFGSLGGTLNRFPDGSYREVAKHVRSQSLLAAKAHGKLALDSVYIDIKDLDGLRAETDDAVAVGFDVKVALHPTQVTVIREGYAPSAEQVDWARHVLAAATNQRGAFAFEGIMVDAPVLRRAERIVQLAPHPGS, encoded by the coding sequence GTGCCACTCGACAACATCGGCCCGGCCTGGATCTTCTGCCCGGCCGACCGTCCGGAACGATTCGAGAAGGCCGCGGCCGCCGCCGACATCGTGATTCTGGACCTGGAGGACGGCGCGGGCGACAAGCCCGCCGCCCGGGCCGGCATCGTCAACGCACCGCTCGACCCGGCCCGCACCGTGATCCGGATCAATCCACACGGCACCGAGGACCAGCGCCTCGACCTGGAGGCCCTGCAGCGCACCGCCTACACCACCGTGATGCTGCCCAAGTGCGAGGCCGCCGATCAGGTGACCGCGCTGGCACCGCTGGAGGTGGTCCTCATCGTCGAGACCCCGCTGGGTGCGCTGAAGGTGGGCGAGACCGCCGCGGCCGCCAACACCATCGGGGTGATGTGGGGCGCCGAGGATCTGTTCGGGTCACTGGGCGGGACGCTCAACCGGTTTCCCGACGGGTCCTACCGCGAGGTCGCCAAACACGTCCGCTCTCAGTCGCTGCTGGCCGCCAAGGCCCACGGCAAGCTGGCGCTGGACTCGGTCTACATCGACATCAAGGATCTCGATGGGTTGCGCGCCGAAACCGACGATGCCGTCGCGGTGGGCTTCGATGTCAAGGTTGCCCTGCATCCGACGCAGGTCACAGTCATCCGGGAGGGCTACGCACCGTCTGCCGAGCAGGTGGACTGGGCGCGACACGTGCTGGCGGCGGCGACAAACCAGCGGGGCGCATTCGCCTTCGAGGGCATAATGGTGGATGCCCCGGTACTGCGGCGGGCGGAGCGGATCGTCCAGCTTGCGCCTCACCCCGGTAGCTAG
- the pdhA gene encoding pyruvate dehydrogenase (acetyl-transferring) E1 component subunit alpha, whose amino-acid sequence MAGFDDATVDDGLVQLLRPDGTPSDEHGAAGYRRDLPPETLAWLYEQMVLTRELDTEFVNLQRQGELALYASCRGQEAAQVGAAACLRKTDWLFPQYRELGALLTRGIAPAQMGAVWRGTWHGGLSFTDKCCAPLCIQIGTHGLHAVGAAMAAQRLGEDSVTVAFMGDGATSEGDAHEALNLAAVFQTPCVFFVQNNQWAISVPVSRQHGAPSLAHRAAGYGMPAVRVDGNDVLACFAVMERAAQRARHGGGPTFIEALTYRMGPHTTSDDPTRYRSARDVEQWAARDPIARYATYLRTVGVLTDRITQRVQSRADRLRGELRDAVVGAPDRNIEEVFDTVYHDITPELARQRDQLLVELGKD is encoded by the coding sequence ATGGCTGGTTTCGATGACGCGACGGTTGACGACGGGCTGGTGCAATTGCTCCGGCCGGACGGAACGCCGAGTGACGAACACGGTGCTGCGGGCTACCGCCGTGACCTACCGCCGGAAACGCTGGCCTGGCTCTACGAGCAGATGGTCCTCACCCGCGAACTCGACACCGAATTCGTCAACCTGCAGCGCCAGGGTGAACTCGCCCTGTACGCCTCCTGTCGCGGTCAGGAAGCCGCTCAGGTCGGCGCGGCGGCGTGTCTGCGCAAGACCGACTGGCTGTTCCCGCAGTACCGCGAACTCGGCGCCCTGTTGACCCGCGGTATCGCGCCCGCGCAGATGGGTGCGGTGTGGCGCGGGACCTGGCACGGCGGACTGTCGTTCACCGATAAGTGCTGCGCACCCCTGTGCATCCAGATCGGCACGCACGGGCTGCACGCGGTGGGCGCGGCGATGGCGGCCCAACGCCTCGGCGAAGACTCGGTGACGGTGGCCTTCATGGGCGACGGTGCGACCTCCGAGGGTGACGCGCATGAGGCACTGAACCTGGCCGCGGTGTTCCAGACGCCGTGCGTGTTCTTCGTGCAGAACAACCAGTGGGCGATCTCGGTGCCGGTCAGCCGTCAGCATGGCGCGCCGTCGCTGGCCCACCGTGCGGCCGGCTACGGTATGCCGGCCGTGCGGGTCGACGGCAACGATGTGCTGGCCTGTTTCGCGGTGATGGAGCGGGCCGCCCAGCGTGCCCGCCACGGCGGCGGGCCGACCTTCATCGAGGCGCTGACCTACCGGATGGGTCCGCACACCACCTCCGATGACCCCACCCGCTACCGATCGGCGCGCGATGTCGAGCAGTGGGCGGCACGGGACCCGATCGCCCGGTACGCGACGTATCTGAGAACTGTTGGTGTGCTGACGGATCGGATCACCCAACGGGTGCAGAGCCGGGCCGACCGGCTGCGCGGTGAGTTGCGTGATGCCGTCGTCGGTGCACCCGACAGGAACATTGAGGAGGTCTTCGACACCGTCTACCACGACATCACCCCGGAGCTGGCGCGGCAGCGCGACCAGTTGCTCGTGGAGCTGGGGAAGGACTGA
- a CDS encoding alpha-ketoacid dehydrogenase subunit beta, with translation MTQIIERSPMHGDDLPEPRPSLLTMTMAQAITGALHDAMAADDRVLVFGEDVATLGGVFRVTEGLAETFGTQRCFDTPLAESAIIGIAIGMAVRGFVPVPEIQFDGFSAPAFDQMVSHLAKYRMRTHGDIDMPVTVRIPSFGGIGAVEHHSESTEGYWLHTAGLKVVAPSTPSDAYWLLRQSIVCRDPVIYLEPKRRYWTRGTVDTAEPALPFGRASLARNGTDVTVVTYGGLVDTALSAAELAAGQHGWDLEVIDLRTLNPLDFDTVADSVRRTGRCVVMHEGPRTLGFGAELAARISEELFYDLEAPVLRATGFDTPYPPARLEKLWLPGVDRLLDCVEKALRQ, from the coding sequence ATGACACAGATCATCGAGCGGTCGCCGATGCACGGTGACGATCTGCCCGAACCGCGCCCGTCCCTGCTGACCATGACCATGGCCCAGGCCATCACCGGTGCACTGCACGATGCAATGGCGGCCGATGACCGGGTGCTGGTGTTCGGGGAGGACGTCGCGACGTTGGGCGGGGTGTTCCGGGTGACCGAAGGATTAGCCGAAACCTTCGGAACGCAGCGGTGTTTCGATACTCCGCTGGCCGAATCGGCCATCATCGGGATCGCCATCGGGATGGCGGTGCGCGGATTCGTCCCGGTTCCCGAGATCCAGTTCGACGGATTCTCGGCCCCGGCCTTCGATCAGATGGTCAGCCATCTGGCCAAGTACCGGATGCGCACCCACGGCGATATCGACATGCCGGTCACGGTGCGCATCCCGTCGTTCGGGGGTATCGGTGCGGTGGAACATCATTCGGAATCCACCGAGGGCTACTGGCTGCACACCGCGGGGCTGAAGGTGGTGGCGCCCTCGACCCCGTCGGATGCATACTGGCTACTGCGCCAGTCGATCGTCTGCCGGGACCCGGTCATCTACCTGGAGCCCAAACGTCGGTACTGGACCCGGGGGACCGTTGACACCGCGGAGCCCGCGTTGCCCTTCGGGCGAGCCTCATTGGCGCGCAACGGAACCGACGTCACCGTGGTGACCTACGGTGGTCTGGTCGACACCGCGCTGAGTGCGGCCGAACTGGCCGCCGGCCAGCACGGTTGGGACCTGGAGGTGATCGATCTGCGCACGCTTAACCCGCTCGATTTCGACACCGTGGCCGACTCGGTGCGCCGCACCGGGCGTTGTGTGGTGATGCACGAAGGCCCGCGGACCCTCGGGTTCGGCGCCGAGCTGGCGGCGCGGATCTCCGAGGAACTCTTCTACGATCTGGAGGCTCCGGTGTTGCGTGCCACGGGATTCGACACCCCCTACCCGCCGGCCCGGCTGGAGAAGCTGTGGTTGCCCGGGGTGGACCGCCTGCTGGACTGTGTGGAGAAGGCGCTGAGGCAATGA
- a CDS encoding dihydrolipoamide acetyltransferase family protein, producing the protein MTELLEFRVPDLGEGLEEATVTGWSVAVGDEVALNQTLCTLETNKAEVEIPSPFAGRIAELGGREGETLAVGAVLVRIAGQPQTAVLVGYGTDDRMDTSRRARAKPPVRKLARDLEVDLTTVAPSGPDRIVTREDVLAAAATPEMRAPSGVQAEMARRMSLSRQQIPDAHAGVQVDCTALLRLRDRLQLTPFVLTLRLLTMVLQRHPLLNATWVDTADGPRIHPHSAVHLGIGVATPRGLLVPVLADAQRLRTRELDAEVTRLVEGARNGGLRPTELMGSTFTVSNFGALGLDDGVPVINYPEAAILGMGSLKPRAVVVDGEVVARPTMTLTCAFDHRIADGAQVAAFLGALRELLETPELALADL; encoded by the coding sequence ATGACCGAGCTGCTCGAATTCCGCGTCCCCGATCTCGGCGAGGGCCTGGAGGAAGCCACCGTCACCGGCTGGTCGGTGGCCGTCGGGGACGAGGTGGCGCTGAACCAGACCTTGTGCACGCTGGAGACCAACAAAGCCGAGGTGGAGATCCCCAGCCCGTTCGCCGGGCGCATCGCCGAACTCGGTGGGCGCGAAGGTGAAACACTGGCGGTCGGCGCGGTGCTGGTGCGCATCGCCGGGCAGCCGCAGACGGCGGTGCTGGTGGGTTACGGCACCGACGACCGGATGGACACCTCCCGGCGGGCGCGGGCCAAGCCGCCGGTCCGCAAACTGGCGCGCGATCTGGAGGTGGACCTCACCACGGTGGCGCCCTCGGGGCCGGACCGCATCGTCACCCGCGAGGATGTTCTCGCCGCGGCGGCCACCCCGGAGATGCGGGCACCGTCGGGCGTGCAGGCCGAGATGGCCCGACGGATGTCGCTGTCCCGTCAACAAATTCCCGATGCTCATGCCGGTGTGCAGGTGGACTGCACGGCGCTGCTGCGGCTGCGGGATCGTTTGCAGCTCACACCGTTCGTACTCACGTTGCGGTTGTTGACGATGGTGCTGCAACGCCACCCGCTGCTCAACGCGACCTGGGTGGACACCGCAGACGGCCCGCGCATCCACCCGCATTCGGCGGTGCACCTGGGTATCGGAGTGGCCACCCCGCGCGGACTGCTGGTGCCGGTGCTCGCCGACGCCCAACGGTTGCGCACCCGGGAACTCGACGCCGAGGTGACCCGGTTGGTCGAGGGTGCCCGCAATGGCGGTCTGCGCCCCACCGAGCTGATGGGGTCGACGTTCACGGTGTCGAACTTCGGTGCGCTCGGACTTGATGACGGGGTGCCGGTGATCAACTACCCGGAGGCGGCCATCCTCGGGATGGGTTCGCTCAAACCGCGGGCCGTGGTGGTCGACGGGGAGGTGGTCGCGCGCCCGACGATGACGCTGACCTGTGCCTTCGACCACCGGATCGCCGATGGCGCGCAGGTCGCGGCGTTCCTGGGTGCGCTGCGGGAACTGCTCGAGACGCCGGAACTGGCGTTGGCCGACCTGTAG
- a CDS encoding enoyl-CoA hydratase, which translates to MSDLVLVDVADRVATITVNDPDRRNAVTAEISAALRAAVDAAEADTDVHAVVVTGAGKAFCAGADLTALGEAAEEGLRVIYDGFLALADCILPTIAAVNGAAVGAGLNLALAADVRIAGPAALFDPRFQKLGIHPGGGATWMLQRGVGPQVARAALLFGKRFDAQEALRYGLAFDIADDPVAAAQELAAGPAAAPRDVVIATKASMRATANPGFLDSEQHAIAVDVEIAPQARSIESPEFQRRLAAAKKS; encoded by the coding sequence ATGTCAGACCTCGTTCTCGTCGACGTCGCGGACCGCGTCGCCACCATCACCGTCAACGACCCCGACCGCCGCAACGCGGTGACCGCCGAGATCTCGGCGGCCCTGCGCGCCGCGGTCGACGCCGCCGAGGCCGACACCGACGTGCACGCCGTCGTGGTCACCGGCGCGGGTAAGGCGTTCTGCGCGGGCGCCGACCTGACCGCACTGGGTGAGGCCGCCGAGGAGGGACTGCGCGTCATCTACGACGGGTTCTTGGCCCTCGCCGACTGCATCCTGCCCACCATTGCCGCCGTCAACGGCGCGGCGGTCGGCGCCGGACTCAATCTCGCGCTCGCGGCCGATGTCCGAATTGCCGGTCCCGCAGCACTTTTCGATCCACGATTCCAGAAGTTGGGCATTCATCCCGGAGGTGGGGCGACCTGGATGCTGCAACGCGGCGTCGGGCCGCAGGTGGCGCGGGCGGCATTGCTGTTCGGTAAGCGATTCGACGCCCAAGAGGCTCTGCGATACGGCCTGGCGTTCGACATCGCCGACGACCCGGTGGCCGCCGCGCAAGAACTCGCAGCAGGCCCCGCCGCTGCGCCGCGCGACGTGGTCATCGCGACCAAAGCCTCGATGCGTGCGACCGCCAACCCGGGATTTCTCGACAGCGAGCAACACGCGATCGCCGTCGACGTGGAGATCGCCCCGCAGGCGCGCTCCATCGAGTCACCGGAGTTCCAGCGCCGGCTGGCCGCAGCGAAGAAGAGCTGA